The following nucleotide sequence is from Pangasianodon hypophthalmus isolate fPanHyp1 chromosome 8, fPanHyp1.pri, whole genome shotgun sequence.
GATGAGGGGTATGCTTTCGTAAATTCTATACGGTGGGCCCAGGTTTTCATACATCTATCCCGGGAGCTATTCTGATTATACCTCAACTTCTCTGGTGGAATCATGGAGAGTACTTACTTAACCCAGTGTTCAAACGAAAGAGGTTTCACTGACTTCAACTGCAGAAGAATTAGACTCCAGGCCAGCAGTGTTACAAATGCTGTAGGGTTTGCCTGGGCAAATCATTGATTTTTGCTTCAAAATGGCCTCCACTGCTATATGCATTATACTTttttacaataatataataaaaatacaggatTTGAAATAAGCTGATATACTCAagcttcacagctccagagtcaccaggtcgatcctgagcttgaggtactgtgtgtgctttttctctgggttctccggtttccttccacgtcccaaaaacatgcctgtaggcGCGTTGGCTACTCTGAATTTgccccaggtgtgtgtgaaagtctGTGTGGTGCCTTTTGATGGAATGGCattcccatccagagtgtatttccCAcgtcacacccagtgttcctagaATAGGATCTGGATCCACCAGAaccctgaccgggataaagcagttaatgaatgcgtgactgagtgactgagtgactgaatgaatgaatgaatgaatgaatgaaaagtctATTATAGATAACTCTACACAAATGCACAATGATTACAGCATCTGCTTCACATCATGCAAACTGGTTGTCAAGTTTCTGCTACTATTACTAGTTAGCATTGTTAGCCTTGTATAGCTCCAATGAAAGAAGGTAAAACTACAGCAGAAACTACAGAAGGACATCCAGCTTGTCTTAGATGATGAAATAAATTTAAGGTGGAAAACTTGCAAAGATTTACTCAAGTTGCAAATGTGTTGCCATGACTTAATCATAGCAATTgttatgtataatttatgttaTCTATACTAAGTCATAATGTACTTAGAAATTTTTGCCATGGTCATCATAGTTACAAAACATATAGGCCTTCCAAGCCATGAGAACGACAAGTGCTATCACTGTAAATGTAGCATTGAGGTTGCTGTCTCAAATAACAAACTAGTAACTACACTAAgaaatttgttacatttttggATGGAGTGaccatatatatttatatacacacacatgggcaCACACAGATATTGTGTAATATTGCAGTATTTAGTCTGGAGAATGAAGTCAGCAAAACTAATCTGCTAATAACATCTAGCTATCTAAAGATATGCTCTACTTTAGAACTTTCTACAAGCTTAGTACATATGACATATCCTAATTTTAAAACAAGAGATTTGTTCAATTCAAATCCTAACTATTTTATACTTCACGGAAATAGTTAAAATTGCATGTCATGTAAACATTTGCATGGTGTTTACTGCTACGTGAGGTTATCTAGCTAGTGTAATATTCcttttattgtacacatttttgAGACCAAGCTCTCTGCTGACATTACTGGTGTCCATGCTGGTTCTGTCAATtatcatcaacaaggcgttatTTTCAGGTCTGTGGTGTATGATGGGACAGGTTAACACCCAAAGAGTCTACAGTTTATTTGTCTGCCCATGTACATATCACCTGGTTCTTTTTGTATTACATTTGTTCACATTTACCAGTTATGTATATTCAAAAATCATCTACTGTCAAAAACAACATGGGTTATTTGGATCATCTCACTGGTGGAATCCTGAAAACTATAATTTCAAGTTTCTAGATGTACCTTCATGCACCTTTCTAAGTagaagatacatattaaagattATGAAACCTGTTCTCTTGGTGGTACTATGGCAGAGGCAAGGAATGGTACGGTTTAGTACATTTTTCCCCTATGAGTGTATTCAATGAGAACTTCCAAAGTTTTCTAGATGTGCCTTCATTTTTTAGAGTAGGAATTGTACTTGGAAGCATAAATACATCTGTCTGTTTTGGATAGCATGGGAAACAACAGCATGTTGATCCAGGCAAAGTAACTAGAGAACCAACTTTgatgcactcttagaaaaaaaaagtactaaactgtactttccttgtcactgggctGGTACCCCatatctcatgtatctttaatctgtatttttcttctggaaatgtgaatatagtGAACCTtcataagtaaaaaaaaaaacaaacaaaaaaaaaacagtaaaggtGCAGAAAGTGTATGCTTGATGGTACCATGCCAGTAGTaaggaatggtacagtttagAGTGTGATTTTGATAAGAACtcccaaaggtttttttttttatcatcaccTTAAAATGTGGATATAGTGAACCTCTCTAGATAAAAGATGCATACTCAAGGTACAAAACatgtttagtaccctttttttctgagaggtTTCTAGATGTACCCTCATTTTTCCCCCATCACCTTAAAAATgtgcatatagtgtacctttctaggtaaaagatgcATACTCAAGGTACAAAACatgtttagtaccctttttttctgagagtgtaattTCAACAATTCAAACGTTTCTCGATGtaccatcattttttttttccgactATCACCTCAAAATGTGGATATAgtgaacatttaaaatgatttaagccACATAACTGGACCATAATTACCTTTTAGAGCAAAGCTGTAAAGGTATCTGTTATTTTCTGAGAGCGTATTCAATAAGAACTCAGAAAAGGTTGACCTTTCAGGTTTTAGAGTAACAAATGGACTAGGATGCAAAAACAGTGATTGGATTTGAGAAAAAGTCTGTTTCGCaaggaaataaaagcatgtaaaGGCAAAGTAACTAAAGAACCATGTCATGTCTCATGTCTCATATCTTGAGGCTTGAGGAGGAATACATATTTTGGAATTGagtctcttaaaaaaaaaaaaaacttttaaaacttaGAACTTTCAAGTCTTTTATCCATAAACACATGCAAACCTCAGGGTTAGGTAGACAGGTGCCTAAGGTCTTCAGTTATTATTCAGTGTCTAAAAGGAACATGTTGACAGTAGATGTTGATCTCATCAGGACACTTGTTCACCGATGACCCTTGAAGCTGCTGGAGGACTAAAACACTTTCAGGACCATAATGAGAGAGAACTGCTGGAATTAATTGACACCACTTTGAATATTCATCACATAATCTAAGCGGTGCGCTTTTAATTATAGCCTATCGTTGGACTTCTCTCTCAGGAAGGTAAATCACGGAAGGCctaattaatgtaatgtattcTCCGACCCGCGGGGACGCGCCGAGGCGCCGCGCCGCGCCGCTGTGGTCCGAAGTGCGCCGGCTCTTTTGTTATGCTGTTTACCGGCACCAGGGCTCAGAAGACTGTCCTTATTATTACCCTTGTACAAACCGACAATATAGGATGCTGATCCTAGACAAGAAATGAAAGCTCTCtttaaatctttcaccttttagcaTTAATGCGCAGGAACCAAAGGGAAGCGGGGACGCGCACACTGTGTTTGTGGCTTGtggagtattttttaaaaaaggatttttctcaaattatatatgaaaaaaatgtcatttactAATCCAGTGTgatgtttaattcatttaagTTGACCTCTGTAACTATAGTTTAACGACTGACTGAGAAACTTTATAGGCACCTCCATTATTTCACTGACATTAATGAGGTTAAGTGTTGGATCTGATGAACTGTTCATTTTATTGCATagtattcttttatttattgcttttgaattcaatttcactgttttttttgtgtgccaATTTTGTTACATCTGCTGTCAGACCTACTGGATTTTGTTGATATGACTCAACACACAGAAAACGCTTAATAATAGGCTGTAATAAGATCTAAGACAAACATTTATCTGTCTACATTtaccattttttaaagaacaggtgattaaaacagaaataaggTTTTAAAATCAAGCTAATTTTACTAGACAGATCACATAGTTAGTACataataaatgttcatatttaaaagaaattatacgagtttttattattattatggtttaatttttataatacacTCTGCCAAATCTTAGGCTATGTATATTTTAAGCAATGTTAGTATATGTTTTGTCCAAAAAACTGTTTAGTTATATTATTCACACCATGATTTAACCCGAGGCGCATTAACATTATTAGACTCGTGATTTGCCGGCGCGCTTAATAACGCCCTCCGATTGGCACAGATGAAGTTGCCTATAAGTGCATATAAATTTGGTTCCTCCCTCTATTCCCCCCCTTGACTCTCAGGGGGTCGGAACCTCCAATATTCTTACGAAAAGGGTCGTGGAGCGACGAGCGCATAAAAGTCGGGCTGTGGTGATGCTGCAGCTCGGCGTTAGTGCGGCTCTGGACACTTGGCACGCTTTGAGAGAGGACGCATGAACCCATGGCGCACAAGGTAACTTTGAAAAGTCTTTCAAATAGCGACTGTGTGCGGCATCTTTTTCTTCGCTTTTAACACGCGGCTTATGAATTAGTCTGATCgtgataaattttttttattttttactggtTGGTTGATCTGATCTTCTGATTGAAACCACAAATAGATTTAGGAGCAGAAAATAGGCCAGACATAGACGCACTGGACCTGATGatggatgtcttttttttccaacgGGAAGATTTCTCAGAATAGACATTGCTCACTCACTGACATTGTTTAGCTCATATATTCTGAAAAGAAACACAAGATCACTCAAAGCCATGCCTCGGCCAGGCAAGAACTCCTACAGTGACCAGAAACCTCCTTACTCCTACATCTCTCTGACTGCCATGGCCATCCAGAACTCCTCAGAGAAGATGCTCCCCCTCAGCGACATCTACAAATTCATCATGGACCGCTTCCCATACTACCGCGAGAACACGCAGCGCTGGCAGAACTCACTCCGCCACAACCTCTCCTTCAACGACTGCTTCATCAAGATCCCACGGCGCCCTGACCAGCCTGGCAAGGGCAGTTTCTGGGCACTGCACCCGGACTGTGGCGACATGTTCGAGAACGGCAGCTTCCTGCGTCGACGCAAGCGCTTCAAGGTGCTTCGTATGGAGCACACCGCCTGCAAGAGTGCCCCCATCCTTCACCCGTACCACCCTCACGCCCAGCATCATCACCCACATCATGCGCACCAGCACGCAAACAAGCTTAGTATGGGGCACGCTGACTACCTGGGCAGCGTAGGGCGCCTGTCCCACTTCCAGAGCTACGCATTGGGGGGTGGGCAGAGCGGAGGCTTCAAACACCCATTTGCAATTGAGAGCCTGATCGGACGAGACTACAAGGGGGTGATGGCGGGTGGGCTGCCCATCGCCTCCGTCATGCATCACCTGGGCTACTCAGTACCCAGTGTGGTCAACTCCGTGTGGCCACATGTAGGTGTGCTCTCTGAATCAACCCCTGTCTCCTCTGAGTACCCGCCATTTGGGGTGGCGGTCAAGGGTCTGTACCACCACACGGGAAGCTCTAACATGCCTGCTGTGCCTGTTCCCATTAAGCCCACACCGACACTAGGTGCTGTGCCATCTCTGACAGGCCTGGCACCAGGGTCGGCTCAGCTCTGCACCCGGATGGACAGAGAAGCGACAGATCTGATGGAGGACAAAACCGGAGCTCTTCATCCCTCTCTGCTGCAGTCCTGAAATGAAAGCGATACAGTAAGAGTGTCGTGATGTGAGGGTACGTACTGCTGCATGCTTTGGACACTATACCGATACAAGTAATCACAAGAGACTGATAAAGATCTCATGGAGTGTGAcatttttgctttctttaatcGTGAACTTAGATGCTTCTTAGGTGCTGATAACTGCATtgtatttatctctctctgtctctcttctgtataaaatacatactgtttcatttgcatattgcactTCTCTTGCAAAACTTAGGTAGGCTGTTTGCAGGTAGGCTCTATATGTGTAGTAACAATCATGATTAAACATGACAAAACTTTGTCAGTGTTTACTGAGAatttttttgtatcatttatAAATTGAAGGAGCCTGATTTAAGGCTGTACCACTTgactctgcttttcttttccacTCCCTGTTGACTGTATAAATGACTTTTGTATTCTGTAAATCTGTGCTACCGAATTGTATAAAGTCAGATCAATTTAACGcatattgaataatatttgtACACATTATAGCATGCCTGGCATGCATGATTGCCTTTGTAAAGATGCTCTTCTGGAATGCACTGTGTTAGGAAGAAATGCTGTCATTAAATGAACCCAAAGTCAAAATGTGAAATTGCTGTTAAGAAAAGGAAAGctgttgaaatgttttatgtacAGAAATGTTAACTGTTATGTGCTCATCAACATGTAAGGACTATTTTAATGAGGTCCTTGCTCATTTTAAATATGGTTTTCTTCCTACAAACAGCCTTAATTCCACAGCTAAATTGAATTGCCTAATATATGGGAATGGTATATTTGTAgtatatttaatgatttatcgTGGTGAAACTGGAATAGATAAGGAACTCAAATGAGATGTTTTGGGGATATCAGTATTCtcctaaaatatttataatcacactttttttctaaaataaatataatttgatttaatgttgactcctttccattttttttgtcatttattccATAGTTTGGGTGCATTTGTGTGtactaaaaatattaaaactgctGCTATCAAATTAGAAATCAAAGCAGGATGAATGTAGATGTCTTAGAATTCCTGCGCATGCCTTTTTAAAGATAGTTCATGACATTGTTTTTCGTGGGATAAATGTACTTATCCTTAGATAAAGGTAATCTAATTagttttttacatattttaaaggaaaataatgatttcagggctgtgttttgttttaatatgttaccATAGCAGttctttatgtatatattaatatttaatattttacacataaacctaaataattacattttctcAATAGTGCTGTTTAAACAGCCTTCGGATCACCTCTGTTTAAGATCAGCAAAAACCTGTTGCTTCTAATCTAATTCTAAtcgttttgtttttcataaagAGAAATCGCTTAATTGTCCATCATATTTTAACACTTCTATGCTAAATCTTATCTCTTTCTGGTCAGCAGCACTTTACATAATCATTCAAATATATGAGCAGTTACATTTCTCCAAAgcaagtgaggcagaatccTAGTCAAGCGCAGAGATGTTAAAGGAGCTGACAGTGATAGAAATGCGGCAAGACTTCACATTTTCACAAGTGGACCAGAAACAAGTGCAAGGCACTAGTGGAAAGAACAGGAGAAAAAGCCACCGTTAAAAAGGTTGACGCAAATACAAGGTTTGGTGCAAGTGCTATTATCCACTAGAACTACAAACACTTCATTATGGCTTCATAAAATGATTCGTCATTTTCTGTTTATCCTTTCACTGAGATTTTAATGCAGCTTTAACATAAATGTTACAGCACAGTCACATCATTTTTCTACATAGAAACTTCCTCAAGGACTGTTTATCAGTCACTATAGACGCTGCAAAAGAGCAAGCCTACATAGAATAatgctaatttttaaaaaaaaaggatatgtACTAATAAAAACACATAGCCTAGTTGATAATagaaaaatttattattatgaaaaagtAACCTAAGGATTCACTTAATCATATTACTacaagggtttttttctttagattAAACTTAGCAAACAGCAACGCTAATAGTATTAGGAATAGCAGTTTTTAACCAATCTTGAATTTGTTGTTATAGTTAGCTATCAGATTAGCATGTTTTTCTTACCAAGCACATGACCAGCTAGTCAGCTTCATTATGTTTAACCTATAATGCATAGCTAACTtgatttaatccaaatgtttaacaaaataacatttattttagtattttatggAATTATAGTGAGTTccccattctgctgtttgataAACTAGTGACTAGCGTTTGTTAAACTAGCATATTTTTAAGCACAGCTTTTCACAGTGCCGTTCTGATTTCCAAATTCACATTacacatttgtaaataatgattgcaggttaaaataaaaaatgaaaacactgcAATTAACCAGTGATCCACATGTCATGTGGTCCAGGGTTTTGATTTAATGTGCTTTTTCGAAACTGTTCAAACTGACCAGGTGTGTGACCGTTAACAAATCTagagaagctgtgtgtgtgcaatgaAAAAATCATCTGAATTTGAGTCGTAAATTTGGACTTTATTCCGTTTAGGAAAACATGAAAATGCTAACTCAAACCTTAACCTTAGCCATTGTAACGTTTCATATGAATCGagttgtgggatttttttatgaatttccAAGCAATATAAGTATGTGTTGCAAAGATCATATATAAGCATATATACATGAGGAACTGGCGTTTCAGGTCTTCGTATTATAAATGTGCACGTGTCAATAAAATCTCTGTTGTGGGCCATGGAATGGGATTcgcacagattttttttaaaggaaattttGTTATAAAATTCTGGTTAGGTTTATGTGCTGAAAATAATAGTATTTATCAGCATCACTTAGCCAGAGTAACACATAATGCAGCACATAATGCAGTTAAGGGGTGAACTCTCTTTAAAGATCACAAGactacttgtgtgtgtgtgtgtgtgtgtgtatgtgttgacTGGCTAGTTGATGACTGCTGGTGAGGACTCAGGACCACAAGGTTGAGCACCTCCATGACTTCAAAAGCTGCTGTTTGATAAAGTCGTTTTGTCTCCTTCGTCTTGACATAATTTCAGCTTTGAAGTTCACAAGCTGGTCCTCTTCAGAGCACAAAAGCTGCCAGTCTGGAGGCCATTGAGAGTGTGACTGTTTAGCATGGCAAAGGCGCACTCGTACACCTACAtgcacaccctcacacacacacacacgcacaccaggAGCGTACCGAACCTGCCCGCTGAACAAATAATTTAGATGCACAAGTGGCCGAGTGAGGTGAAAACTACACCCACAGTGTCCAGCTTAGTCAATATTGATGAGGATgaacctatctatctatctatctatctatctatctatctttaaaTGGTCTGTCTTGCTTTTATAAACATATTCATACTTGATATccaaaataattcatttgatACAGTATATAATCAGTATTCATATATATCTAATTAAATAGCAAATGTATGTAGCAGAATAaacttctttttaaaatcaaatatgtggTCAAACTGCAAAAGTATTATGACTTGACAGTGTGGATGATCAGCCCAAGAAACACttctccttttcatttttgCCTGTAAAATCTTTTCAGTATTAATTAtctgaaaatgatgatgaatggAGATAAGGTCATGGTGAAGTTGGTGCTGCGACGACTGTTGACAGGATGAATCGAATATgagatattatttttaattacgcCGACTTTGACAGGGCGGAGGTGACACATTCTACGCGCTTGTCTTAATGATCAGAAAGACCCTTCGTTCATAATGAGCAGCTTAATTCATTAGGTTCCTCATCATCGGTAACAGCACAGCAACTTAGTACAGCATTATATTC
It contains:
- the foxb2 gene encoding forkhead box protein B2, which gives rise to MPRPGKNSYSDQKPPYSYISLTAMAIQNSSEKMLPLSDIYKFIMDRFPYYRENTQRWQNSLRHNLSFNDCFIKIPRRPDQPGKGSFWALHPDCGDMFENGSFLRRRKRFKVLRMEHTACKSAPILHPYHPHAQHHHPHHAHQHANKLSMGHADYLGSVGRLSHFQSYALGGGQSGGFKHPFAIESLIGRDYKGVMAGGLPIASVMHHLGYSVPSVVNSVWPHVGVLSESTPVSSEYPPFGVAVKGLYHHTGSSNMPAVPVPIKPTPTLGAVPSLTGLAPGSAQLCTRMDREATDLMEDKTGALHPSLLQS